The following proteins are encoded in a genomic region of Populus nigra chromosome 16, ddPopNigr1.1, whole genome shotgun sequence:
- the LOC133675009 gene encoding polyamine oxidase 1-like, translated as MKKFLGMVLVLLFHSFLSLASPSQTPTVIIIGAGMSGISAAKTLQDAGIRDILILEATDRIGGRVMKTQFSGYAVEMGANWLFGGGPVHNPVLEMAKKVKLKTSLNDYDNLTSNTYKQDGGLYPKKLVEAVDKVAVARDDFCAEFSTLLTKKVKNDVDISILAGQRLFKQEPKTPLEMVIDYYHNDYEDGEPPKVTSLKHTYPRNEFVDHGEDPYFVADPRGFEIVVQYLAKQFLSSLKSDPRLKLNKVVREIIYSKNGVAVKTEDGSIYKAKYAIVSVSVGVLQTDLIDFRPKLPLWKRLAISDFSMTIYTKIFLKFPYKFWPSGPGTEFFLYTHVRRGYYPLWQHLENEYPGSNILFVTVTAEESRRVEQLSDQEVEAEVMVVLKTLFGNNIPKPEDILVPRWGLNRFYKGSYSNWPDKYNQNRHDQLGDPVGPVYFTGEHNSNKYIGYVTGAYFTGIDTANDLLGCIKNQTCRGYNSQHM; from the exons ATGAAGAAGTTCTTGGGAATGGTGCTTGTCCTCCTTTTCCATTCCTTCCTCTCTTTGGCTTCGCCCTCGCAAACTCCTACCGTCATTATCATTGGAGCTGGAATGTCAG GAATTTCAGCAGCAAAAACACTTCAAGATGCTGGCATACGTGATATCTTGATACTAGAAGCAACAGATAGGATTGGCGGCCGTGTGATGAAAACCCAATTTAGTGGATATGCAGTAGAAATGGGTGCCAACTGGCTTTTTGGTGGGGGGCCTGTTCATAATCCTGTATTAGAAATGGCCAAGAAAGTCAAGCTCAAAACCTCCCTTAATGACTATGATAATCTTACATCAAATACCTATAAACAAGA TGGTGGACTATACCCAAAAAAATTGGTGGAGGCTGTAGATAAAGTTGCTGTGGCCAGGGATGACTTCTGTGCAGAGTTTTCGACCCTTCTTACAAAAAAAGTCAAGAACGATGTTGATATCTCAATATTGGCAGGGCAGCGTCTATTCAAACA GGAGCCGAAAACCCCACTGGAAATGGTGATAGACTACTACCACAATGACTACGAAGATGGAGAACCACCAAAAGTGACAAGTTTGAAGCACACATACCCCCGGAATGAGTTCGTGGACCATGGAGAGGATCCGTACTTTGTAGCAGATCCCAGGGGTTTTGAGATTGTAGTACAATATCTTGCTAAGCAGTTCTTGTCTTCTTTGAAGAGCGACCCCAGACTCAAGCTAAATAAG GTAGTTAGAGAGATAATATACTCAAAGAATGGAGTTGCAGTCAAAACTGAAGATGGTTCCATTTACAAAGCCAAGTATGCTATTGTCTCTGTAAGCGTTGGAGTCCTCCAAACTGACCTCATTGATTTCAGGCCTAAGTTACCT CTATGGAAAAGGCTTGCAATATCAGATTTTAGCATGACCATATACACCAAGATATTCCTAAAATTTCCTTACAAGTTCTGGCCATCTGGTCCTGGAACTGAGTTCTTCCTTTACACGCATGTCCGGCGCGGATACTATCCACTTTGGCAG CATCTAGAGAATGAATATCCAGGATCGAACATTTTGTTTGTGACAGTAACCGCTGAAGAATCAAGAAGGGTAGAGCAATTATCAGACCAGGAAGTTGAAGCAGAGGTCATGGTTGTCCTGAAAACGTTGTTTGGTAACAACATTCCTAAGCCAGAAGACATACTTGTACCTAGATGGGGCTTAAACAGATTCTACAAAGGCAGCTATTCCAATTGGCCTGACAAGTACAACCAAAACCGCCACGACCAATTAGGG GATCCTGTTGGTCCAGTTTACTTCACCGGGGAGCATAATAGCAATAAATACATAGGATATGTCACTGGTGCTTACTTTACAG GTATTGACACAGCAAACGATTTGCTTGGGTGCATAAAGAACCAAACTTGCAGAGGCTATAATAGCCAGCATATGTAA
- the LOC133676068 gene encoding protein ALP1-like — MGAGELGDWTERRGNWGAGELEEICEWKQGNWGTGPRGEGIGEQGNWVLICEWEQGNWGTGPRGEGIGEQGNWVLICEWEHGNWGTGPRGEGIGEQGNWRRFVNGNSEIVGRFVQTNFKLLNANGKLYKSDCVGAIDGTHVPANVPVEIQGKFRGRKEGTTQNVLAAITFDLKFIYVLAGWEGSAHDSRVLGDALSRPSGLKIPEGKYYLGDAGYGIRKGIISPFRGVRYHLNEFTEHSPENEKELFNLRHSSLRTAIERGFGILKSRFRSIDGKSFWSYETQVDVVLASCIIHNHIMGVDPYDFLMEEICSESEPIRRTINLSQREEREENREWITKREMIASTMWNDYNTQRN; from the exons ATGGGAGCAGGGGAATTGGGGGACTGGACCGAGAGGAGAGGGAATTGGGGAGCAGGGGAATTGGAGGAGATTTGTGAATGGAAGCAGGGGAATTGGGGGACTGGACCGAGAGGAGAGGGAATTGGGGAGCAGGGGAATTGGGTTTTGATTTGTGAATGGGAGCAGGGGAATTGGGGGACTGGACCGAGAGGAGAGGGAATTGGGGAGCAGGGGAATTGGGTTTTGATTTGTGAATGGGAGCATGGGAATTGGGGGACTGGACCGAGAGGTGAGGGAATTGGGGAGCAGGGGAATTGGAGGAGATTTGTGAATGGGAACAGTGAAATTGTTGGGAGATTTGTGCAAACAAACTTCAAATTGTTGAATGCTAATGGGAAATTATACAAATCG gATTGTGTGGGAGCAATTGATGGTACCCATGTTCCTGCAAATGTTCCTGTTGAGATTCAAGGAAAGTTTCGAGGTCGAAAAGAAGGGACAACACAAAATGTTTTagcagctataacttttgatttgaagtttatatatgttttagctggCTGGGAAGGAAGTGCACATGATTCACGGGTTTTAGGTGATGCATTATCAAGACCTAGTGGTCTAAAAATTCCAGAAG GGAAATATTATCTTGGTGATGCTGGTTACGGTATTCGAAAAGgaatcatttctccttttcgTGGAGTTCGATATCACTTGAACGAGTTTACAGAACATTCaccagaaaatgaaaaggaactaTTTAATCTTCGACACTCTTCTTTGAGAACCGCTATTGAGCGAgggtttggtattttgaagagtcgttttagatcaattgatggaaaatctttttggtcttatgaaacacaagtagatgttgtgcttgcaagttgtattattcataatcacatAATGGGGGTTGATCCTTATGACTTTCTTATGGAAGAAATATGTTCGGAAAGTGAACCAATTAGACGAACAATCAACTTAAGTCAACGGGAGGAGAGGGAAGAGAATAGGGAGtggataacaaaaagagaaatgattgcatcaaccatgtggaatgattataacactcaaagaaactag
- the LOC133676069 gene encoding uncharacterized protein At2g29880-like: MSSTQNVKCKGKHFTWSKPMSHMLLEILAEEALKGSKPSSTFKAESFVKVATEISQKFNVQCEPKHVDNHLKTVKKEWGIITKLKNKSGFGWDDYLKMITVSKDVYDEEVKAHPNHDKYLNKKLDMYEAMAIVVGKDMATGNYAKSYADIGDVALAIQSLSKNQLDVNALYAEVMKIEGFDEITLGEAFDHLTMFVI; encoded by the exons atgagtTCCACGCAAAATGTAAAATGCAAGGGCAAGCACTTCACATGGTCTAAGCCTATGTCTCACATGTTACTTGAGATATTAGCTGAGGAGGCACTTAAAGGAAGCAAACCTTCTTCCACCTTTAAAGCAGAATCTTTTGTTAAGGTGGCTACAGAAATCAGTCAAAAGTTCAATGTGCAATGCGAGCCTAAACATGTGGACAATCATCTCAAGACCgtgaaaaaagaatggggaataataaccaaacttaaaaataaaagtggcttTGGCTGGGATGATTATTTGAAGATGATTACTGTTTCGAAAGATGTATATGATGAAGAAGTAaag GCACATCCCAATCATGACAagtatctcaacaaaaaactCGATATGTACGAGGCAATGGcaattgttgttggaaaagacATGGCAACCGGGAATTATGCCAAatcatatgctgat ATTGGAGATGTAGCACTTGCAATTCAAAGCCTcagcaaaaatcaacttgatgttaatgcgTTGTATGCGGaagtgatgaaaattgaaggctTTGATGAGATCACTCTTGGGGAGGCATTTGATCATTTG ACcatgtttgttatttga
- the LOC133675452 gene encoding uncharacterized protein LOC133675452, with translation MLKITTTSVTAPPPHLSPSSSTTTTTQKNLLNHINRRHLLTALSISISTSHLSIPVADARGLFQMPPPRLTNQYYLVRAGESEFESLGIINTNPVAKTSVDSGLSEKGKKQIVKAALQLKEMGACDTGCWIWPSITQRAYQTAEIIAAANRISRSYIVPEYSFLDARGLGAYEGKNLEAVSEVYASDTISPRNKPPPIDDGTPNESVADVFVRVTQLMSILETQYSEETIIIVSPDSDNLTILQAGLVGLDLRRHRDLSFAPGEVRFVDISSIPTYKQPASAVYKCRNPPICN, from the exons atgctaaaaataacgACCACTTCAGTAACAGCTCCACCTCCACACTTATCTCCGTCTTCATCAACAACCACCACCACTCAGAAAAACCTCCTTAACCACATAAACCGGCGCCACCTCCTCACTGCACTCTCTATCTCAATCTCCACATCCCATTTATCCATACCAGTCGCTGATGCCCGTGGCCTCTTCCAAATGCCCCCTCCCCGCCTCACCAACCA GTATTATTTGGTGAGAGCTGGGGAGTCTGAGTTTGAGAGCCTGGGGATTATCAACACAAATCCGGTAGCAAAAACATCAGTTGATAGTGGGTTGTCAGAGAAAGGGAAGAAACAGATTGTGAAAGCTGCTTTACAGTTGAAAGAAATGGGAGCTTGTGATACAGGGTGTTGGATTTGGCCTTCCATTACTCAGAGAGCTTACCAAACTGCAGAGATTATTGCTGCTGCTAATAGGATTAGTAGGAG TTATATAGTTCCAGAGTACAGCTTCCTGGATGCCCGTGGTTTAGGAGCTTATGAAGGCAAGAATTTGGAAGCTGTTTCGGAA GTATATGCATCAGATACTATTTCTCCAAGAAACAAGCCCCCTCCCATCGACGATGGAACCCCAAATGAGAGTGTTGCAGACGTGTTTGTCCGTGTTACACAGCTGATGTCCATTCTTGAAACTCAGTACTCTGAGGAAACGATCATCATTGTATCTCCAGATTCTGATAATTTAACAATACTCCAAGCTGGTTTAGTCGGTCTTGACCTTCGAAG GCACAGAGATCTTTCTTTTGCTCCTGGGGAAGTCAGATTTGTTGATATCAGCAGCATACCAACTTATAAACAACCTGCCTCTGCTGTATATAAATGTAGAAACCCACCAATCTGTAACTGA